From a single Chlamydia muridarum str. Nigg genomic region:
- a CDS encoding tRNA threonylcarbamoyladenosine biosynthesis protein TsaB — protein MHKYFVIDTSGSQPFLAYVDCQAVLEVWSLPTGSDQGPVLNFIFNNLDLPFQGIGVSVGPGGFSATRVGVSFAQGLSLAKNVPLVGYSSLEGYLSIDSKEEALVLPLGKKGGVVALNSELSIDGFLLNDKDAAPGILLSYSEALEYCLDKGCCQVVTPDPTHFIELFSPRISVKQVAPCIDRIRKYVVAQFVLSNNSPLCLDYRSVSSFF, from the coding sequence GTGCACAAGTACTTTGTTATTGACACTTCGGGTTCACAACCATTCTTGGCCTACGTGGATTGTCAAGCTGTTTTAGAAGTCTGGTCTCTACCCACAGGTTCAGATCAAGGCCCGGTTTTAAATTTTATTTTTAACAATTTGGATTTGCCCTTTCAAGGTATTGGAGTATCTGTTGGTCCCGGAGGGTTTTCTGCGACTCGGGTAGGAGTTTCCTTTGCTCAAGGGCTTTCATTGGCTAAAAATGTGCCTTTAGTCGGATATAGTTCCCTAGAGGGCTATCTTTCTATTGATAGTAAAGAGGAAGCTCTTGTGTTGCCTCTTGGGAAAAAGGGTGGGGTAGTAGCTCTGAATTCGGAGCTTTCTATTGATGGATTTTTACTCAATGATAAGGACGCTGCTCCTGGAATTTTATTGTCCTATTCCGAAGCTCTTGAGTACTGTTTAGACAAAGGATGTTGTCAGGTAGTCACCCCAGACCCAACGCACTTTATAGAACTTTTTTCCCCACGTATTTCGGTGAAACAAGTAGCGCCTTGTATCGATCGAATTCGTAAATATGTTGTGGCACAGTTTGTTCTATCTAATAACTCTCCACTATGTTTGGACTATCGAAGTGTGTCTTCCTTTTTTTAA
- the secG gene encoding preprotein translocase subunit SecG, with product MVALFYIFLFLFLLLCLILCGLVLVQESKSMGLGSSFGVDSGDSVFGVSTPEILKKVTGWLAGAFCLGCLILSFATSYLGKGGEQDPLPQQHVEDFVQDVEE from the coding sequence GTGGTTGCTCTGTTTTACATTTTTTTATTCTTATTCCTTTTGCTATGTTTAATTCTATGCGGACTCGTTCTTGTTCAAGAGAGTAAGAGTATGGGATTAGGATCTTCTTTCGGTGTTGATTCTGGAGATTCTGTATTTGGAGTATCCACCCCAGAAATTTTGAAAAAGGTCACGGGTTGGTTAGCTGGAGCCTTTTGTTTAGGATGCTTAATCTTATCGTTTGCGACAAGCTATTTGGGTAAAGGAGGAGAGCAAGATCCTCTTCCTCAGCAGCATGTTGAAGACTTTGTTCAAGATGTTGAGGAATAA
- the rsmA gene encoding 16S rRNA (adenine(1518)-N(6)/adenine(1519)-N(6))-dimethyltransferase RsmA: MARSSIEQLTSFLKSVNGRAKKALSQNFLVDGNILRKILATADVQPGDWVLEIGPGFGALSEVLVSQGANVIALEKDPMFEESLSQLPIDIEITDACKYPLASLDDKGWKGKGRIVANLPYHITTPLLTKFFLECPNRWKTVTVMIQDEVARRITANPGDKDYSSLTVFLRFFADVQYAFKVSPNCFYPKPSVSSAVVHMRVHEDFPLSGSEIDEFFALTRAAFGQRRKLLANSLKNLYPKDKVFQVLEHLGFSEKTRPETISLEEYLKIFRLLKDF, from the coding sequence GTGGCACGGAGTTCTATAGAGCAGTTAACTTCTTTTCTCAAATCGGTCAACGGGCGGGCCAAGAAGGCTCTTTCCCAAAATTTTTTAGTGGACGGGAACATTTTACGAAAAATTCTGGCAACTGCGGATGTTCAGCCTGGGGATTGGGTTCTTGAAATAGGTCCTGGATTTGGAGCGTTATCCGAAGTTCTGGTCTCTCAAGGAGCAAATGTCATTGCTCTGGAAAAAGATCCCATGTTTGAAGAGTCTTTATCTCAACTGCCTATCGATATTGAGATTACGGATGCTTGTAAGTATCCTCTAGCCTCTTTAGACGATAAGGGGTGGAAAGGGAAAGGACGTATAGTAGCGAACCTTCCATACCATATTACCACTCCTTTATTAACAAAGTTCTTTTTAGAATGCCCTAATCGTTGGAAGACGGTCACTGTAATGATTCAAGATGAAGTGGCTCGTCGGATTACCGCCAATCCTGGGGACAAGGATTACAGTTCGTTGACGGTTTTTTTGCGATTTTTCGCTGATGTGCAATATGCCTTTAAAGTGAGCCCAAACTGTTTCTATCCTAAGCCGAGTGTGAGTTCGGCTGTCGTTCATATGCGTGTGCATGAGGATTTTCCTTTAAGTGGTTCTGAGATAGACGAGTTTTTTGCGTTAACTCGGGCAGCATTTGGACAAAGACGAAAACTACTAGCAAACTCTTTGAAAAATCTGTATCCAAAAGATAAGGTCTTTCAAGTGTTGGAGCATCTAGGGTTTTCTGAGAAAACTAGACCAGAGACTATTTCTCTAGAGGAATATTTAAAAATTTTTCGTTTGTTAAAAGATTTTTAG
- a CDS encoding HEAT repeat domain-containing protein, producing the protein MGLSRLILFGLLSLPLSASCDFPPSVSQKILFLCQKSIPQALESYLEASTTYQQHNFSILRLIAKSYLQQSLFSEDAYVRKSAIIGAGLSGSSETLDLLSESIETQDLYEQLLILNAAGNQLGKTSDRLLFKGLTAPHPIIRLEAAYRLACMKNSKVSDYLYSFIHQLPEEIQNLAATIFLQLETEEADAYVHRLLSSPNSLTRNYMAYLIGEYQQRRFLPTLRSLLTSAAPLDQEGSLYAIGKLEDASSYPKIKALSSKSNPEVALAAAQTLLFLGKEDEALPILTTFCQQELPRAIYTSRFLSLEKGEELLLPIFCKAIKEEIKLNAALALVHLGSVNHLVLSYLTEFLENKILHRIFLPTHSIGKATQFWKECTALPLLSPEEKARALAMYRAAEDTILSSLLKLPNNAYLPYLERILTSQKTPLAAKAIAFLSVTAHPQALSLVSKAALTPGDPIIRAYANLALYTMTQDPEKKALLYQYAEQLIGDTILFTDEENPLPSPHSSYLRYQVSPETRSQLMLTILETLVSSKTDEDIRVFLSLMKKTHYKNIPILSGLLMRIVE; encoded by the coding sequence ATGGGATTATCTCGCCTAATTTTATTTGGCTTACTTTCTTTACCGCTCTCAGCAAGCTGCGACTTCCCCCCCAGTGTTTCCCAGAAGATATTATTCTTGTGTCAAAAATCTATTCCTCAAGCTCTGGAGTCCTATCTTGAGGCATCTACAACCTATCAACAACATAACTTTTCTATATTGCGCTTAATAGCTAAGTCATACTTACAACAAAGTCTCTTTTCTGAAGATGCTTACGTACGCAAAAGCGCAATTATTGGAGCGGGGCTTTCTGGCTCATCTGAGACTCTAGATCTACTGTCTGAATCCATAGAAACACAGGATCTTTATGAGCAGCTACTTATTTTAAATGCTGCAGGCAATCAATTAGGCAAAACTTCCGATCGTCTTTTATTCAAAGGATTAACAGCACCTCATCCTATTATTCGCTTGGAAGCTGCTTACCGTCTGGCCTGTATGAAAAACAGTAAAGTAAGTGACTACCTCTATTCTTTTATCCACCAGCTTCCAGAAGAAATCCAAAACTTAGCAGCAACGATTTTTTTGCAGCTCGAAACGGAAGAAGCAGATGCTTATGTTCATAGACTCCTGTCTTCTCCTAATAGTCTAACAAGAAACTATATGGCTTATCTAATTGGAGAATATCAACAGAGGAGATTTCTTCCAACGCTCCGCTCGTTGCTTACCAGCGCAGCTCCTTTAGACCAAGAAGGATCTTTGTATGCTATAGGAAAATTAGAAGATGCCAGCAGCTATCCTAAAATCAAAGCATTAAGCTCCAAATCTAACCCTGAAGTGGCTCTTGCTGCTGCTCAGACATTATTATTCTTGGGTAAAGAAGATGAGGCTCTTCCTATCCTAACTACTTTTTGCCAGCAAGAGCTTCCTCGAGCTATTTATACCTCTCGTTTCCTTTCATTAGAAAAAGGAGAAGAGCTTCTTTTACCCATCTTTTGTAAAGCTATTAAAGAAGAAATTAAACTGAATGCTGCTTTGGCTCTTGTCCACTTGGGAAGCGTTAATCACCTAGTGCTTAGTTATTTAACAGAATTTTTAGAAAATAAAATTCTCCACCGCATATTTTTACCCACCCATTCGATAGGAAAAGCCACGCAGTTTTGGAAAGAGTGTACGGCACTCCCTCTTCTAAGCCCAGAAGAAAAAGCAAGAGCTTTGGCAATGTATCGCGCAGCAGAAGATACGATCCTCTCTAGTTTATTAAAATTACCTAACAATGCCTATCTGCCTTATTTGGAACGTATTCTAACTTCACAAAAAACCCCTCTAGCAGCTAAAGCTATTGCTTTTTTATCAGTAACAGCTCATCCTCAGGCACTTTCTTTAGTCTCGAAAGCAGCACTAACTCCAGGAGACCCTATCATTCGCGCTTATGCGAATTTAGCTTTATATACAATGACGCAAGATCCTGAAAAGAAAGCCTTATTATATCAATATGCCGAACAGTTAATAGGAGACACGATTTTGTTTACAGATGAGGAGAATCCCCTGCCTTCTCCCCATTCTTCCTACCTGCGATATCAAGTGTCCCCAGAAACTCGTTCTCAACTCATGCTAACTATTTTAGAAACCCTAGTTTCTTCTAAAACTGATGAAGACATCCGAGTTTTTCTTTCGCTAATGAAAAAAACCCATTACAAAAATATCCCCATCTTATCTGGATTATTAATGAGAATAGTGGAGTGA
- a CDS encoding ribonuclease Z, translating into MSYRGLTILGCSSQQPTRHRNHGAYLLRWNGEGLLFDPGEGTQRQFIYANIAPTVVSRIFISHFHGDHCLGLGSMLMRLNLDKVSHPIHCYYPASGKKYFDRLRYSTIYHETIKVVEHPISSEGIVEDFGNFRIEARQLDHLVDTLGWRITEPDTTKFISEKIKAAGLKGPIMQELINKGIIKVNNNIIRLEDVSYTRKGDSIAVVADSLPCQAIVDLAKNARILLCESTYLEEHAHLAKNHYHMTAKQAAEQAKRAEAQQLILTHFSARYNTTEQFVQEAGEIFPNVFAAEEFCSYEFPKNAN; encoded by the coding sequence ATGAGTTATCGAGGTCTAACTATTCTAGGTTGTTCAAGCCAACAACCAACTCGACATCGTAATCATGGGGCATATTTGCTTCGCTGGAACGGTGAAGGTCTTTTATTTGATCCAGGAGAAGGAACCCAGCGACAATTCATTTATGCCAACATTGCCCCCACGGTAGTTTCTCGCATTTTTATCAGTCATTTTCATGGGGACCACTGTCTGGGTCTGGGATCCATGCTCATGCGCCTAAACCTAGATAAGGTTTCTCATCCAATACATTGCTACTATCCTGCTTCAGGAAAAAAATATTTTGATAGACTTCGCTATAGCACAATTTATCACGAAACGATCAAAGTTGTAGAGCATCCGATCAGCAGCGAAGGAATCGTGGAAGATTTCGGCAATTTTCGAATAGAAGCTCGCCAACTTGACCATCTTGTTGATACCTTAGGCTGGCGAATTACCGAGCCTGACACCACTAAATTTATCTCTGAAAAAATTAAAGCAGCTGGCCTAAAAGGGCCAATTATGCAAGAACTCATTAACAAAGGGATAATAAAAGTTAATAACAATATCATCCGTTTAGAAGACGTCAGCTACACGCGTAAGGGAGACAGCATTGCGGTCGTTGCAGACTCCCTTCCTTGCCAAGCTATTGTGGATTTAGCAAAAAATGCTCGTATCTTGTTATGCGAAAGCACCTATTTGGAAGAACACGCCCATCTCGCTAAAAATCATTATCATATGACTGCAAAACAAGCTGCAGAACAAGCAAAACGTGCAGAGGCTCAACAACTAATTCTAACCCATTTCTCTGCGCGGTATAATACAACTGAGCAGTTCGTCCAAGAAGCGGGAGAAATCTTCCCTAATGTATTTGCAGCGGAAGAATTTTGCAGCTACGAGTTTCCTAAAAACGCGAATTAA
- a CDS encoding ABC-F family ATP-binding cassette domain-containing protein codes for MSIVLDKIGKTLGTRVLFDDVSVVFNPGNRYGLTGPNGAGKSTLLKIITGVIEPSRGTISLPKKIGILRQNIDSFSDVVVLDCVIMGNSRLWEAMQRRDALYAEEFTDAVGMELGEIEEIIGEEDGYRAESEAEELLLGIGIPEEFFSQKMATIPLDLQFRVLLCQALFGHPEALLLDEPTNHLDLHSINWLGNFLKDYNGTVIVVSHDRHFLNTITTHIADIDYDTIIIYPGNYDAMVEMKTASREQEKADIKSKEKKIAQLREFVAKFGAGSRASQVQSRLREIKKLQPQELKKSNIQRPYIRFPVSDKASGKVVFSIEGISKTYDADPLFNPFSLEIYQGDKIGVIGNNGLGKTTLMKLLAGVEQPSAGQIKLGHNVAFSYFPQNHADVLRDCGEETLFEWLRRRKTGITDQEIRSVLGKMLFGGDDAFKQVKALSGGETARLLMAGMMLENHNMLVLDEANNHLDLESVSALAWAINDYPGTAIFVSHDRTLIEECATKLLIFDKGVISFFDGPMSEYLASKKK; via the coding sequence ATGAGTATTGTTCTTGATAAAATCGGCAAAACATTAGGGACACGAGTCTTATTCGATGATGTCTCTGTAGTATTTAACCCAGGAAATCGTTACGGGTTGACAGGCCCCAACGGAGCTGGAAAATCCACCCTATTGAAGATTATTACTGGAGTAATAGAACCTTCTCGGGGAACTATCTCTCTTCCTAAAAAAATTGGGATTCTGCGTCAAAATATTGATAGCTTCAGTGATGTCGTCGTATTGGATTGCGTTATCATGGGGAATTCCCGTTTGTGGGAAGCTATGCAACGTCGCGATGCTCTTTATGCAGAGGAGTTCACGGATGCTGTAGGGATGGAGCTCGGAGAAATTGAGGAAATTATCGGTGAAGAGGATGGCTATCGCGCAGAGTCTGAAGCCGAAGAATTGCTTTTAGGTATTGGTATTCCAGAGGAGTTCTTTTCTCAAAAAATGGCTACCATTCCGTTGGATTTGCAATTCCGCGTCCTCTTGTGTCAAGCTTTGTTTGGACATCCTGAAGCACTGCTTTTGGATGAGCCTACTAACCACTTAGATCTACACTCTATCAATTGGCTTGGGAACTTCCTTAAAGACTATAATGGCACGGTCATTGTAGTCAGCCACGACCGGCATTTTTTGAATACGATCACAACACATATCGCCGATATCGATTACGATACGATTATTATCTACCCAGGCAATTACGATGCCATGGTTGAAATGAAGACTGCTTCTCGAGAGCAAGAAAAGGCAGACATCAAGTCTAAAGAGAAAAAAATTGCTCAATTAAGAGAGTTTGTAGCTAAATTCGGCGCCGGATCACGAGCAAGCCAAGTGCAGTCTCGCTTAAGAGAAATCAAGAAATTACAACCTCAAGAGCTGAAAAAATCTAACATTCAGAGACCTTATATTCGGTTCCCTGTATCAGACAAAGCTTCTGGAAAAGTAGTTTTTTCTATAGAAGGTATCAGCAAAACTTATGATGCTGATCCTTTATTCAACCCCTTCTCTTTAGAGATTTATCAGGGCGATAAGATCGGTGTGATCGGGAATAATGGTCTGGGGAAAACTACGTTAATGAAGTTATTAGCGGGAGTGGAGCAGCCTTCAGCTGGCCAAATCAAGCTAGGTCACAACGTAGCCTTTTCATACTTCCCTCAGAATCACGCTGATGTCTTGAGGGACTGTGGAGAAGAAACTCTTTTTGAATGGTTGCGTAGACGTAAAACAGGAATTACAGATCAAGAAATTCGAAGTGTTTTAGGGAAGATGCTTTTTGGAGGAGATGATGCCTTCAAACAAGTCAAAGCTTTATCTGGAGGAGAAACAGCCCGATTGCTTATGGCGGGAATGATGCTGGAAAATCATAACATGCTTGTTCTTGATGAAGCCAATAACCATTTAGATCTGGAGTCTGTTTCTGCTTTAGCTTGGGCTATTAATGATTACCCTGGAACGGCTATTTTTGTTTCTCACGATAGAACATTGATAGAAGAGTGTGCAACAAAACTACTGATCTTTGATAAAGGAGTGATTTCTTTCTTTGATGGGCCAATGTCTGAGTATTTGGCAAGCAAGAAGAAATAA
- a CDS encoding Maf-like protein codes for MGTQLVLGSSSKIRKAVLEAFRIPFICVSSDFDERSITYSGDPFEYTRELAWNKANAVRSQGFSDSLIITADTVVVYEGEVFNKPESEEHAVEMLRTLSGTSHSVITSLVLMQNEKVASASETTQVSFIDIPPQHLKTYVQAFSSLKRCGGYCVQDGGGLIIKQIEGCVYNIQGLPIKTLNQLLMEFNISLWDYLA; via the coding sequence ATGGGAACTCAGTTAGTCTTGGGGTCTTCTTCTAAAATAAGGAAAGCTGTTTTAGAAGCTTTTCGCATTCCGTTTATTTGTGTCTCTTCAGACTTTGATGAACGCAGCATTACGTATTCTGGAGATCCCTTTGAGTATACGAGAGAGTTAGCTTGGAACAAAGCAAACGCTGTCCGTTCTCAAGGATTTTCTGATTCCCTAATTATCACTGCGGATACCGTTGTTGTTTACGAAGGAGAGGTTTTCAACAAACCTGAATCTGAAGAACATGCGGTAGAAATGTTGCGAACCTTGAGCGGTACTTCTCATTCTGTTATCACCTCTCTTGTTCTCATGCAAAATGAAAAGGTTGCATCCGCATCGGAGACAACTCAGGTTTCCTTTATTGATATCCCTCCCCAACACCTTAAAACTTATGTGCAAGCCTTTTCTTCATTAAAACGATGCGGAGGATATTGTGTGCAAGATGGAGGTGGGTTAATCATCAAACAAATAGAAGGTTGTGTATATAATATACAGGGATTGCCTATAAAGACGCTGAACCAGTTGCTCATGGAGTTTAACATCAGCTTATGGGATTATCTCGCCTAA
- the lon gene encoding endopeptidase La — translation MNSTNNTDSQNLDPNASEVEKLLDESAEAEEKTDDHTPPSELFILPLNKRPFFPGMAAPLLIEAGPHYEVLTLLAKSSQKHIGLVLTKKEDANTLKIGFNQLHRVGVSARILRIMPIEGGSAQVLLSIEDRIRIVKPVQDKYLKAKVAYHKENKELTEELKAYSISIVSIIKDLLKLNPLFKEELQIFLGHSDFTEPGKLADFSVALTTATREELQEVLETTDMHDRIDKALVLLKKELDLSRLQSSINQKIEATITKSQKEFFLKEQLKTIKKELGLEKDDHAVDLEKFMERLNKRDVPQYAMDVIQDEMDKLQTLETSSAEYAVCRNYLDWLTIVPWGIQTKEYHDLKKAESILNKDHYGLEDIKQRILELISVGKLANGMKGSIICLVGPPGVGKTSIGRSIAKVLHRKFFRFSVGGMRDEAEIKGHRRTYIGAMPGKLVQALKQSAIMNPVIMIDEVDKIGSSYHGDPASALLEVLDPEQNKDFLDHYLDVRVDLSNVLFILTANVLDSIPDPLLDRMEVLRLSGYILEEKLQIATKYLVPRARKEMGLSAQNVSFQPEALKHMINNYAREAGVRTLNENIKKVLRKVALKIVQNQEKNPSKKSRFTITPKNLQDYLGKPIFSSDRFYEKTPVGVATGLAWTSLGGATLYIESVQVPSSSGKADMHLTGQAGDVMKESSQIAWTYLHSALERYAPGRPFFEKSQVHIHIPEGATPKDGPSAGITMVTSLLSLLLDVPVLNNLGMTGELTLTGRVLGIGGIREKLIAARRSKLNVLIFPEDNRRDYDELPAYLKKGLKVHFVTHYDDVFKIAFPGV, via the coding sequence GTGAACTCGACGAATAATACAGACTCTCAAAATCTGGATCCGAATGCTTCAGAAGTCGAAAAACTTCTTGATGAATCCGCTGAGGCAGAAGAGAAGACAGATGACCATACTCCCCCCTCAGAACTTTTTATTCTTCCCCTGAATAAACGTCCTTTCTTCCCAGGCATGGCAGCCCCACTGCTAATAGAAGCAGGTCCTCATTATGAAGTGCTTACTCTGCTTGCTAAATCTTCCCAAAAACATATCGGTCTCGTTCTAACTAAAAAAGAAGATGCCAACACCTTAAAAATTGGGTTTAATCAACTTCATCGAGTCGGCGTATCTGCGCGCATTTTACGCATTATGCCTATCGAAGGAGGCAGCGCACAGGTATTATTGAGTATAGAGGACCGTATTCGGATCGTTAAACCCGTACAAGACAAATATCTAAAAGCCAAGGTCGCATACCATAAAGAAAATAAAGAACTGACTGAAGAGCTAAAGGCTTACTCTATTAGCATCGTATCGATTATTAAGGACCTTTTGAAGCTCAACCCACTATTCAAAGAAGAGCTTCAGATTTTCTTGGGGCACTCCGATTTTACTGAACCTGGTAAGTTAGCAGATTTTTCAGTTGCTCTAACTACAGCAACACGAGAAGAGCTTCAAGAAGTTTTAGAAACGACTGATATGCACGATCGCATAGACAAGGCTCTTGTTTTACTTAAAAAAGAACTTGATCTAAGTCGACTACAAAGCAGCATTAATCAAAAAATTGAAGCAACCATCACAAAAAGTCAAAAAGAGTTCTTCTTGAAAGAACAACTAAAGACTATAAAAAAAGAATTAGGTCTTGAAAAAGACGACCATGCTGTTGATCTCGAAAAATTTATGGAACGTTTAAACAAACGAGATGTTCCTCAGTATGCGATGGATGTTATCCAAGATGAAATGGATAAACTACAGACATTGGAAACCTCTTCAGCGGAATATGCTGTCTGCCGCAACTATCTCGATTGGTTAACCATTGTGCCTTGGGGAATCCAAACCAAGGAATACCATGATTTGAAAAAAGCTGAATCTATCTTAAACAAAGACCATTATGGTTTAGAAGATATCAAGCAGCGTATTCTTGAGTTAATCAGTGTAGGCAAGTTAGCGAACGGAATGAAAGGAAGCATCATTTGCCTAGTTGGTCCTCCAGGAGTAGGGAAGACTAGTATTGGTCGAAGCATTGCAAAAGTTCTTCACCGTAAATTCTTCCGATTTTCTGTAGGAGGAATGCGCGATGAAGCTGAGATTAAAGGCCATCGTCGAACCTATATTGGGGCCATGCCAGGAAAGCTTGTGCAAGCTTTGAAACAGAGTGCTATCATGAATCCGGTCATTATGATTGATGAGGTCGATAAGATCGGTTCCAGCTATCATGGAGACCCTGCTTCTGCGCTTCTTGAAGTATTGGATCCTGAGCAAAACAAAGATTTCTTAGATCATTATTTGGACGTTCGCGTTGATCTGTCCAACGTGCTTTTCATTTTGACAGCAAACGTATTGGATTCCATTCCAGACCCGTTATTGGACCGTATGGAAGTATTACGTTTATCCGGATACATTCTGGAAGAAAAATTGCAGATAGCTACCAAATACCTTGTTCCGCGAGCAAGGAAAGAAATGGGACTTTCCGCACAAAACGTCTCCTTCCAGCCTGAAGCTCTCAAACATATGATCAATAACTATGCTAGGGAAGCAGGCGTGCGTACACTTAATGAAAACATTAAGAAAGTATTGCGAAAAGTGGCTCTAAAGATTGTTCAAAATCAAGAGAAAAATCCTTCTAAGAAATCTCGGTTTACAATTACGCCAAAAAATCTACAGGATTATCTCGGCAAACCTATTTTTTCCAGTGATCGTTTCTACGAAAAAACTCCAGTAGGAGTCGCTACGGGCCTGGCCTGGACTTCTTTAGGAGGAGCCACCCTATACATAGAAAGCGTTCAAGTCCCCTCGTCATCAGGTAAAGCTGACATGCATCTAACTGGTCAAGCTGGAGACGTCATGAAAGAGTCGTCACAGATAGCCTGGACGTACCTTCACAGCGCTCTAGAACGTTATGCTCCAGGACGACCATTCTTTGAAAAATCTCAGGTCCATATTCACATTCCTGAGGGAGCTACTCCGAAGGATGGCCCTTCTGCAGGGATCACTATGGTAACCTCGTTACTTTCTTTACTTTTGGATGTTCCCGTCCTGAATAACCTTGGCATGACCGGGGAACTCACCCTAACGGGAAGAGTATTAGGCATAGGCGGTATACGAGAGAAACTCATTGCAGCAAGAAGATCTAAACTCAATGTTTTGATTTTCCCTGAAGATAATCGCCGAGATTATGACGAACTCCCTGCCTATCTTAAAAAAGGCTTGAAGGTACACTTCGTTACGCACTATGACGATGTGTTCAAAATAGCTTTCCCTGGGGTCTAA
- the xerC gene encoding tyrosine recombinase XerC: protein MIASFYAFLDYLKNMKAASPHTLRNYSIDLSSLKCFLEKKGELTPTPPLSLQEDSRSSSQLSFSLFTKENIRLYLLEQIQTTHSKRTVRRRLSAIKSFAKFCVKNQWIPENPAEMIRGPRLPKELPSPLTYEQVLALMSAPDLDKVTGFRDRCLLELFYSSGLRISEITALNRSDIDFQSNLLRICGKGKKERIVPMTKVAVQWLQAYLDHPDRAAVEQDHQACFLNRFGKRLSTRSIDRKFQQYLLKTGLSGTITPHTIRHTIATHWLERGMDLKTIQLLLGHTSLETTTIYTHVSMKLKKQIHDEAHPHNLED, encoded by the coding sequence ATGATCGCATCCTTTTATGCATTTTTAGATTATCTAAAAAACATGAAAGCAGCTTCTCCTCATACACTAAGAAATTATAGCATAGATCTTAGCTCTCTAAAATGTTTTTTAGAAAAAAAAGGGGAGCTAACCCCAACCCCTCCACTATCTCTTCAGGAAGATTCCCGCTCCTCTAGCCAACTTTCTTTTTCCCTATTTACCAAAGAAAACATCCGTCTTTATCTCTTAGAACAAATCCAAACTACTCATTCAAAGCGCACCGTGCGTCGTCGATTATCTGCGATTAAAAGCTTTGCGAAATTTTGTGTAAAAAACCAATGGATACCAGAGAATCCTGCAGAAATGATTCGCGGCCCTCGCCTCCCTAAAGAACTCCCTTCTCCACTCACCTATGAGCAAGTTCTGGCCCTAATGTCTGCTCCAGATTTAGATAAAGTTACTGGATTTCGAGACCGTTGCTTACTCGAACTTTTTTATAGTTCTGGCCTAAGAATTAGCGAGATTACAGCTCTAAATCGTTCTGATATTGATTTTCAATCCAACCTTTTACGCATCTGCGGGAAAGGCAAAAAGGAACGCATAGTCCCTATGACGAAAGTAGCAGTCCAATGGTTACAAGCCTATCTAGATCACCCAGACAGAGCTGCTGTTGAACAAGATCATCAAGCTTGTTTTTTAAATCGATTTGGGAAGCGCCTATCTACTCGCTCTATAGACCGAAAATTTCAACAATATCTTCTCAAAACAGGCCTATCCGGAACGATTACCCCTCATACCATCCGCCACACCATTGCAACGCATTGGTTGGAACGAGGAATGGATTTAAAAACCATTCAACTATTATTAGGCCATACTTCATTAGAAACTACAACTATTTATACCCATGTTTCTATGAAGTTGAAAAAACAAATCCATGATGAGGCCCATCCTCATAACTTAGAGGATTAA
- the rpsU gene encoding 30S ribosomal protein S21 — translation MPSVKVRVGEPIDRALRILKKKIDKEGILKTSKSHRFYDKPSVKKRAKSKAAAKYRGR, via the coding sequence ATGCCCAGTGTTAAAGTTAGAGTTGGAGAGCCTATAGATCGAGCTCTAAGAATTTTGAAGAAAAAAATTGACAAAGAAGGAATTTTGAAAACTTCTAAGTCTCATAGATTCTACGACAAACCTTCTGTTAAAAAACGAGCAAAGTCTAAAGCTGCTGCCAAGTATCGTGGTCGTTAA
- the def gene encoding peptide deformylase, translated as MIRDLEYYDSPILRKVAAPIDEITDELRQLVLDMSETMTFYKGVGLAAPQVGHSVALFIMGVEKELDDGELIFCDFPKVFINPVITQKSEQLVYGNEGCLSIPGLRGEVARPDKITVTAKNLDGQPFSMTLEGFLARIVMHETDHLHGVLYIDRMSDKDKTKQFKNNLEKIRRKYSILRGL; from the coding sequence ATGATTAGAGATCTTGAGTATTATGATAGCCCGATTTTGCGTAAAGTTGCGGCTCCTATAGATGAAATCACGGATGAGCTACGACAACTTGTACTAGATATGAGTGAGACTATGACTTTTTATAAAGGAGTGGGACTCGCAGCTCCTCAGGTAGGACATAGTGTTGCTTTATTCATTATGGGCGTAGAAAAAGAGCTGGACGATGGAGAGCTCATTTTCTGTGATTTCCCAAAAGTATTCATTAATCCTGTGATTACTCAAAAATCTGAGCAGTTAGTTTATGGAAATGAAGGGTGTTTGTCTATTCCAGGATTGAGAGGAGAAGTGGCTAGGCCCGATAAAATTACGGTAACAGCAAAAAATTTGGATGGCCAACCATTTTCTATGACTCTAGAGGGTTTTTTGGCGAGAATCGTCATGCATGAAACCGATCACCTGCATGGAGTCCTCTATATCGATAGAATGTCTGATAAAGACAAGACGAAACAGTTTAAGAATAACCTAGAGAAAATTCGCCGAAAATATAGTATTTTGCGAGGCTTATAG